From the Endozoicomonas sp. Mp262 genome, the window CTCCAGCGTGTCAATATCCATGTTTTTTCCTTTTAATGGGATTGAGAACCTGTATGGCGCTATTGCCCCCCCGCTGTCCGGAAATATACCGCATTTTTTATAAAAAAGGGGGGGGGCTTGCCGATGACCATGATGGAATCGGAGAGAGATTATTATTTCAGGAGTGTGTTATATGGCTCAAAAGGTCATGCTGGTGGATTTGAAGAAATTAAAAAAATCCAGTGAGTTGGTTAGGAAGGAAGCGGAAGCAATGATCAGTGCTGCTTATGAGTCCATGAGAGCTCAGGCAGATTTTATTGCAAAGGCAGGGGTTAGCCCTGAGGATCTGGATACATTATTGGATAACTATCCTTCCTCTGAAGGAGTTAGGCAAGCACTCGAAATTTGGGAAGCCGAGTTTCGCAATGAGTTAGCCCTTGCCAGGTCTCAAATGAGTAAGGAAATCAAGTTGTCCGGTAAATTACTGGAAACTAAAAGAACCCGGAATAAGAAAACAGCGACAAAGCGCTGTACCCGAATATTTTAGAGAGAATTTGTTTAACCTGATAGGGAGCCTACCGTTATGAGTTCAAAAACCGATGCTGTACCTGCGGCAGCAACGTCATTTGATCCAGCGTTGGATCCTGCGAAAAATCTGACAGATTATGCATCTGATGCCTATCTGCAGAGGGGACGGATGCTAGATAAAGAGGTTAGGGATCTGGTGGAGCAGGTTGATCTCTCTAACAAGTATTTGGATGAAATCAACAAATTGATAGCTGAAGCAAATACCGTTATTTTCGGTACCAGCACTACTTCATCAACGACATGGCAAGCGGATTTCTCAGGAACAGACAAGACCATCACATTGGATAATGGCTATGGGATTGCCATAAAGCCAAATGGAAATATTGTCATTACAGACGCCAGTAATAACTCGGTGACCTATTCGGCAGGTGCGCTGTTCCCAGCCCAGGCAGGTAGTGGACCCGGGAATGGCATAGTGATTGGTAACACTACGCTTGTTTTGGACGATGGGACTAAAATCACGTTTCAGGCAGGTGATAGCAATGTTTTGACTTCAATGGTCCTTACCCGTGGTAATCAAGGACTGTCTGTAACAGGCTTGAATACTACTCCCGTTGCCAGTGGCCCTAATTTAAATGGAATAACTTTAGATAGTGATCATCCGGATGGGGATATTCTGGTTGAGAATAGTGGCTTGCATAACCTGGTTCAGGCAGGAACCAATGTTCCCTTCTATGGAATCGCTTCAGGTACCCTCACTGAGGATCAAAAAACATTCATCAGGGATAAGCTCAAGATTACTAACATTAATCTGGATGGCACTTTGTCTGATGAAACCTGGAATGCCCTTAAGAGCCAACTGATTGCCGCCCGGGATAATTTAACGGGAAGCAACCAGTTACAAACGGTACAGTTGCAAAGTGCCCTGACCCGTTATAATCAGAACTATGATGCTATGTCCAACTCTCAGAACAAGATTTATGCCTTGCTGAAGGATATTTTAGGTAACCTTAAGTAGTTCTGATGCGATAGAGCCCACACCTTGTGGGCTCTGCCTTTAAACACCAATCCCTAATTGGCTACAGCCATCGTTTTTAGCGAACTGCTTGATCATTTTCATGGCTTTATTGCTTGGTTGCTTTTGCGTTTTGAGTATTTCCATAAGCTCATCAATAAAATCCATCTGGGTTAAGTAGAGAGGGTGCTGTTCGATATATTGGTTAAGCTCTGTACCTTTCAGGCCAGGCTCTTCAGAATATTTGATGAACTTGCCAATGGTATTCAGCGAGAGTGTCATGGCACTGGCCGCTTCTTCTTCAGAAGGTACCATGGCACAGTGTAGTGCACAGTTTATACCCACCATGGTATCGAGGGCAGGCTGGACACCATACATGTCAAAGTTTTTTGGGTCGGGTGTGCTATTTTCGATACGCTCAATGAGTCGCTCAAAGTTTTTTGCTGACTGCTGACCGGCAACATGATCCCACAACATATTGAGGCAATGTCTTACTTCACCGGGTTCACCGAAACCTGATAGTTCAGCAAATAAAGCAAAATTAGGCCAGCTTTGTTCGGCTATTGCAGTGGTTATTGCACAAAGTTTCCAGGGAGAAAGTGTGTTGATCTGCTGAATAAATAATGCGTACTGCCTGCGAGTATTCAATGGGGTTATCCGATTGGTTTATAGCAGTTGGTATTGTCGTATTAGTCTTTTATTGATTTCAAGGTGGGGATTACTTAAAGTGACCATTTGAAGTTAAGGGTGACAGAGTTGAGATTATAATCTGACTGAAGCTCAATACTGGACTCTTCACTTAAACAGCTTTCAGCTTTGACTTGGCTGCTTATTTGCACCTTGCCACAGGAGCCGAATTTGAACTGTGTTTTATCTTTGATGTAATCCACGCTTTTCTTCACAGGTTCTGAAAGGCCCATAGCATCTAAACCGGTGAAAATGGTTGTGGCGGTAGCCTGCTGTGCGAACTTTTTTGGATTGTCAAAGGCTTTATATAGAAATGCACCTACTTTTTCTTCGGTAATAGGTCTTCCGAAGCTTAGATCCATCTCTGGCTTATTTTTGCTAACTTTGATGGGTGACTTT encodes:
- a CDS encoding YjaG family protein, translated to MNTRRQYALFIQQINTLSPWKLCAITTAIAEQSWPNFALFAELSGFGEPGEVRHCLNMLWDHVAGQQSAKNFERLIERIENSTPDPKNFDMYGVQPALDTMVGINCALHCAMVPSEEEAASAMTLSLNTIGKFIKYSEEPGLKGTELNQYIEQHPLYLTQMDFIDELMEILKTQKQPSNKAMKMIKQFAKNDGCSQLGIGV
- a CDS encoding DUF1521 domain-containing protein; the encoded protein is MSSKTDAVPAAATSFDPALDPAKNLTDYASDAYLQRGRMLDKEVRDLVEQVDLSNKYLDEINKLIAEANTVIFGTSTTSSTTWQADFSGTDKTITLDNGYGIAIKPNGNIVITDASNNSVTYSAGALFPAQAGSGPGNGIVIGNTTLVLDDGTKITFQAGDSNVLTSMVLTRGNQGLSVTGLNTTPVASGPNLNGITLDSDHPDGDILVENSGLHNLVQAGTNVPFYGIASGTLTEDQKTFIRDKLKITNINLDGTLSDETWNALKSQLIAARDNLTGSNQLQTVQLQSALTRYNQNYDAMSNSQNKIYALLKDILGNLK